Below is a genomic region from Henckelia pumila isolate YLH828 chromosome 3, ASM3356847v2, whole genome shotgun sequence.
CTCAAATCTCAGCTTCAAAATTCCCATAACATCTCTTACATATATACCTCCATTCTTTCTCATAGTGATTAACTTCAAAGTTTTCGCCAAACTCGAAGCCGGTTGCAATGGACGTGCTGATGATGTTGGGGGCTGCAAATTCAGTGGTGATATTCACCAAAAGCGGCTGCTGCATGTCTCATTCGATCAAAACGTTGATAAGTAGTTTCGGGGCGAATCCGACGATATACGAGGTCGATAAGCTTCCGAACGGGAAGCAAATTGAGAAGGTGTTAACAACAGCACTGGGGTGTAATCCGAGCGTGCCGGCTGTGTTCATTGGCCGAGAGTTTGTGGGTGGTTCTAATGAAATCATGAGCCTCAATATTCAGGGCAAGCTCAAGCCGTTGTTAATCAGAGCCAATGCCATATGGatctaatttaattaattaagctaACAAAGCATATATTACATGGTTGAGTTCTATTTTTTTTCCCATGTCTTTTTGAACCTACTTGAGTTTAATATTGAGGTTGTaacccccaaaaaaaaaaaagaaaaaaaaagaaaaaaactggatttaattatatatatatatgtggagGCCTTTCTTGTTGTACTGGTGTAAGGGTTTTTTGAAACATCTTTTTTCCAATGTGATCTATATATATTATCAGATAGTTAATTGAGTTATAAGTTTCGATCCTCGTGTTCTCAATGAAAATCATCATACAAATTAATGAATTTTCTTATTACAATTCATAAAATAGAGTTTATTTTGTCGTAGGAGCCATTAACAGTGATGGCTTATTTTGACAAAAAAGGGGAAAAAATCGAAGTTATTAGTATAGTTTTTGTACGCCGACCGTCAACaagtaaatcaaataattctacATATGCCTTACATTAAACATTATAATTTCAAAAGCGTTTTAGATGTATATATCTTGTGTTGGTAAAATAGTATGCTTGGGttacgtaaaaaaaaaaaaaaaaaaaaaatagtatgcTTGGGAAAAATGTGTTATATATATTGTGGGTGACCAATAAAGGTCACAATGGCAAAAGTCAAGGAAATAGTTTTGTTGGTTTTTAAGGTTGATCAGTTAAGTCCATATTCATAATTATCATATAGTATTCATTGCTACTTAAAcgtaatttctttttttaaaaaattatcatataGTATTCATTGCTATTTAAACAcaatttcttttaaaaaatcgaAACATGAAAACTACTCACAAACTTAATGCTAAAATTTGaattataagaaaaaaaaaatccgtGATGtaatcgatgaaaataatggcGTTAGAGCTCAATATGTTATATCTGTGTTCTAAAATACCTGAATAAGTCTCGCATAAACTTGAAGCTTCTCCAAAACATAAACTTGAAGCTTCTTCAAAACACTTCgctttggtaaaaaaaaaaaatcaatcgtAAATGTTAATAATATTAAGTGTTATTAAATATGTTTAAGTGCGACTTTTTAATTAAAaccaaaattgattaataaaacaaataaaaaacacaAATTAACGATTTAATTAGTAAGTGATGCTAGCAATAtcgaaaatataaaattatactgTAGATAATTAAGTAGAGAGATGATGAGTATGCAGAATATACAGATGGATATTAATGCTAACGTTTTTAATTAGTCTAATTAAATTGAGTTTGTATTTGATGACACATGAGATGAAATAAATGatagaataaattaaattagaatCTGACAAAAAATAAAAGCACTACGGTTAATAAAATGACTAGTAATGTTATTAAAGATTTGCAGAACAATTGGTTAATTGACCAAGTCTTTAGGAATtagtttttgaattattttgaattgatattagGAAAATTTGGTTTCTGTTATGTTTTTCAACTCTATATATAAAGTATTAATTATAGAATATTGCaatgaataataaaatataagtatTCCAAATATACTCTGCTTCTTTCATCTACTGCCACAAacttttataatattttgtcaTTTTATAACTAcagttaaatttattatttttgtacaTTAATTACTCCGtcaatttgttttaaataatttatagtTTAAATTATGAATAATATTTTACGCTTAAACTCGTATTAGTCTCGctaaaacttaaaaaatttgaaacttGACTCTAATTACACTTCGACGTGTGCTTCGTGTTGTTTAGAAACTTGaccataataattttatttacgCTCTTCGTTTAAACTTCCGAAGGTATCCATCGAAGATTTTTTTACATGCCCCATCGAAGATGATATAAGTAAATAAAAACtggattttaattttattttgaggCCTTTTTATATGGACCCATGAACGCTTTCCCGTACATTCATCTTTGACATAAAATTATGCTCGAGACAATGATTTTCAAACTTTCATGTTAACGCCATACATGTAAAACGTGAAAATCATGTAAATCACCATCTTATTCTAGCATGTGCATATATATTCCAACACAACTTGCGACATACTAATGACATAAATTTGCCACCATCATCAAATGACCAAAGCAACAAAGCATAATTTTCGCAACCCACACACATGGGTTATTATACACGATCAAATTAAAGATTCCTTTATCAACCATCACTCGCATCAAATATCTCTATCCAAACTCTTCTCGAAAATGAatattttgttttgtatttggATGGAATGATTTGATTTAGAGTTTCATCCCGTTACGATAGAAAAAATCATAGGGTTATGCTTCATTTTTCAATCTTAACATTGTAGATTTCTGTTATTGTTTCAGTGAGATGtggtttttattgttttttagaaTTAAATGTACAATGACAATGAGAGAAATCATAcgtattattttttcattttcaaaacGTTTTATAGAATAAttgttaaattatttttttacattttttttattttataaaaacattttattaatatatgtcCAAACGGAGTCACAAACTTCTCAATCGATTCAGAAGTTAGACGAATAAAATTAAGGGAAATAAAGCAATAAACTAATTTAATCAAAACGAGAAAGGCGTTCGATTTTTCTCCGCAAATATTGAGTCGAAGCTTTGGGACTTGGGAGGAAAATTGGGAAATTAATTATTGTATCATTCCATACTATTTGATATCCATTATTCCTGTCCACGATGTCGAGACAAAAGAACCAACTTATCCCTTGTTTGTTTTATATATTTTCTGCCATGATAATATAATCCAGAACCTGGAAAAACAATGCAAGACAAGAGGTGCAATCAGTTTCTCTGTTGTTCGCTTCCACCCCTACCACCATTCAGCTCATGGTTGGCCACAAAATAGGATTTCAAATCATATGATTGTcgtcaaacaaattttttttattccaaATAGAGATTCATATCATGTTTCGTTTATGGGGTCTAATGGTGCAAATATGTAAAATGACATGATGGGCAAATATTTTATACAAATGCATAGAATTGGAGATGAGTAACATAACTGTGCAAAAGATCAGTTGGAACGCAAAATAAGAATTCACTTACAGGTCAGGAGTTGGATGCTACGCCCGCCCATACATGATGAGCATATCTCGTAGTCTCTTTGCTTCCGCTGTCAACCTATCGAAGCTCTTGGACTTTGGTAGTCTCCAGCTCCAGTTTCCTTGCTGCAAATGGTAAATTATAATCCAATTTTTTTCAAGAATGATTTTCACTATCAAATGGTAAATTGGTTTCAGTTGCCCGTTTACAAAACATAAGCACAAGAAAGAAATTGATTTTTCTGAATCAAACAAATAGGAACCTGAACTAATATATGACTATGTGGTCTTGAAGATCGTGAAATATACCAAGACATCGAGGACAGTGAGCTATTGCGCCAAGTATCAAGGCGATAAATAGCCAGCTGACTAGCAATATTACATGAATCCTATCCGTAAACAAAAATTGGATCCTTTCAAGAACACATGCACTCACATATTAGATGTAATAGTTTGCATCCATAATATAATCACAAATAGGATATAAGATAATTAAAGTTCATGTAATAGTTTTCAAACTTATGTGAAGTGACAAAGGGGTGCATAGGCACAGAGGTGATGATGCATTTGGGTGCAAAATCAATTACCACGGTCGCTGGGATGTTCATTCTAGCTGAACTTCCCAACCCCAGTATATCTTGCATGGGTATTATTGCAGTTTGAGCAACCGAAGAAAGTGCAGCTTGAATTATCCCCCATGAAACATCCTCTTCACCAATATTACCAAGATATTTTATCACCTGAAACAGATATATATTGtataaaaatacaataattcaAGTTGAACAACATTTAACTTTTGTCTGGCCACATGCATGAGCTTTCATTTGAGAGAGAAAGAAGTCGCACTCACATTAGATTTCTCTTCTTGGGGCAAGACATCCCACCACCCTCGGATCTGAACACatacaaatcaaaattttcaaaagtgTTAATTTAATGGTTTCTTCAAGAAATAATCCACAAGGCGCCAGAAAAGTAGAGAAACTCAAAAGTTCCTTCATGTGGGAACTAAAGCAGGCATATGATACCATGGAAATCAAAATTAGGACTAGACATCATATAATGATGCTGTGCCATAATACTTCCCACCGagaacaaaaaatatttatccaGGTAAATCATGAGAAGTTGGTGAACAACTCGGTGCTCATACCGTGTCATTATCATGAGTGCCAGTGTAAACCACTTGGTTATTTTCATGATTATGAGGTAAATGTGGATTTTCAGAATCACTTCCAAATCCTGGATATGAGAACCAAAAGGAACGTTAATCAGTCAATGGAAGAAATCATTCAAAATGGTAATAAATATAACAGAAGATAAAACAGAGAAACAAACTACCAAACTGAAGGACGGCCATTCCAGGTGCTCCAATATATTTCCTAAGCTGCACTACATCTTCAGTGATTACACCCTGTcatatagtataaataaaatgaaCTTTTAGCTGAAATAAACTGATTTAACGGAATGCAAGAAACTGAGATGAAGGAAAAGGACCAATAGGTATCTGCCAGGATTTTGTGCTAAGGCCACCAATGAACACATAGGACCAAGTAAAAGTAAAGCCACAGAAGGATCTAAGCAAACGTGTACGTTTTACTATCTCGCATTTCTCTTTAGGAGTGATGTACAGCTCAGCACCTTAAAAGGTGAATATGGAAAGGAGTAAAAATGGAAAAAAGAGTGAAAAATTCAGAGAGATTATGCCTGAAAAAATCAGACAACTAAGATCTAATTTGGGGGATGGGGCACTGCTTCAAATTTCCAAGGATTTAGTTCACACCAAagcatgaaaaataaaaaacatccaCCACGTTTTGTAAGAAAAATAACAAGAATAGAAACATTATTTGAAATAGCATACCAAGTCTTCTGCTATGATATTAATGTCTCCAACAGCTCCAAAAATGGCATCGAACAAAGACTTTCCAGGTCCCACCTACTGTCGCAAAGAGATCATTAgagaattttttatatatattgatcGTAAAACTTTCAAAGTGATAAAAGAGTAGTCTGACCTTCCAACGTCCCACCGTCGCAACTTTTGCCTCTATAGTTAAAAGGATAAAACATCATTGCTCCTTATAACAGTTGTCTCGCGTAATCTTTTTTAATTGAGGTTGTCTCACCAGAAGGAACGGCCCAAAAGCCAGCAAAGCCTCTGAAATGATCAATCCGGAATTCATCAAATAAATTCTGTGCACGTTTTATACGTCGCATCCACCATGTAAATCCATCTTTTTCCATGGCCTTCCAATCATACAGAGGGCTTTTTTACAAGAGAAGGGCTCAGTCAGAAATAGAAAAGGTGAGCAACAAGATGAAGTCAAATACAAGGTTTTACCATCAACCAAAATCATCTGTCACATCAAAGCACatgatagaaataaaaaaaataaaccacATATATCAATCATTCTTAATGTTCTTTGCATGCATGGTAAAGGGGGACCATGCAAATCTTTCAAGACCCAGCATGAGTCAGATTTTGAACAGACGCGTACAAAGGAGGTTTTGTATAGAACTAAAGCAAACAATATCAACACAACTTCATGGTTAAAGATGAACCGTGATAGTGAACTGTCATGCAGCATCCAGGTCTTACCATGTTTAGTGATGCAGATGAGAAATCATTATCAGGGCCACTCTATACAAATATGTTATTTTGTTCCAATTATAAAGTCGACTGTATTGAAGCACAAAATCAGCAAGAAAAAAAGTTCAACACAATCTGCTGAGAATTTGCTAGATAAAAATAGTTTGAAATAAAA
It encodes:
- the LOC140890227 gene encoding monothiol glutaredoxin-S6-like, with the protein product MDVLMMLGAANSVVIFTKSGCCMSHSIKTLISSFGANPTIYEVDKLPNGKQIEKVLTTALGCNPSVPAVFIGREFVGGSNEIMSLNIQGKLKPLLIRANAIWI